One region of Miscanthus floridulus cultivar M001 chromosome 19, ASM1932011v1, whole genome shotgun sequence genomic DNA includes:
- the LOC136529933 gene encoding uncharacterized protein, with protein sequence MAGMAAAGGSSSSGAAMLCGKEEKVLGVQKAPGSCPYCGGGVAATDVEAKWVLCCLPLCRRTKRRFACTTCARRLVTYPAILHD encoded by the coding sequence ATGGCGGGGATGGCTGCGGCGGGAGGGTCGTCGTCGTCCGGCGCGGCGATGCTGTGCGGCAAGGAGGAGAAGGTGCTGGGCGTGCAGAAGGCGCCCGGGAGCTGCCCCTACTGCGGCGGCGGGGTGGCGGCCACGGACGTGGAGGCCAAGTGGGTGCTCTGCTGCCTGCCGCTCTGCCGCAGGACCAAGCGGAGGTTCGCCTGCACCACCTGCGCCAGGCGCCTCGTCACCTACCCGGCCATTCTGCATGACTAG